DNA sequence from the Glycine soja cultivar W05 chromosome 18, ASM419377v2, whole genome shotgun sequence genome:
gtttaataagtatttacagatgtaaaaaaatatcaaatttatttaattatcaattgctataaaaaacatctaaatccatcattcaattaaatatcatatttatttaatttttaatcattataataaacatttaaatacatcattcaatcatctaaatatatttttaaatttaatttcaatcattaccttaaactaacaaatttaatatattttttaatttaatttcaatcattatcttaaactaacaatcttatcatattttaaatattttaaatgttggtttcaatattttttataagtacaaaattaaatatattttaaatttaatttcaatcatgACCTtaactaacaatcttatcatattttaaattttggtttcaatattttttataagtacaaaatcaaatatatttttaaatttaatttcaatcattaccttaaactaacaatcttaacatattttaaattttggtttccatATTTCTtatcactaaaatttttaatatatttttaaatttgatttcaatcgttatcttaaactaacaatcttatcatattttaaattttaaattttggtttcaatattttttataactactaaatcaaatatatttttaaatttgatttcaatcattatcttagactaaaaatcttatcatattttaaattttaaattttggttcctaatttttataactaacaaatttattgtacaattaaaaattatgtttcaatgtttttataacaaattttaattattaaaaaattttgtttaaatatttattgtaactaaaaaatttaaattatttttaattatgatttcaatattttcataagtaacaaattcaatatcttttaaatatttgtttcaatttttttttaagttagacaaatataatataataatatttaaaattaattgtttcaccAATCTAATCTAATGtaataactaatatatattttgtaaataaaatcaatacacTAATGTTACAAAACAACATTAcacaaaacaatttaaataataattgaaataaaaattttccaaaaaaaaaacaaatttagaagaagaaaaattggataaaaattattcgacagaaaaaaaaaatccatacggATTGTTGATCCGTACGACACATACatattgtcaatccgtatgggatttttccaaaaaaatgtcatttttttttgttgaagacaaagaagaagaatcacAACAACATGGGaagtggaggaagaagaagaacttcAAGGAACAACCATGAACACAAAGAGTCACAGAAAGAAAAAGTGCCATAGGAAGAGGAAGACGAACAAGAAGTGAAAGAAGAAGGTcgtaggaagaggaagaagaagatgaatgggtCAGTGGTTGTCGTAGGAGCAAGAACAGGAAGAAGAAGGATGCACGCGCGGTGGCCGTAGGTATAGGCacaggaggaagaagaagactgTAGGGACAACATTGtaactttatttatattattagggTGAATGACATTTTTGCCATTTCACCCTACATGTTGGGTGTTGGGTGTACCAAGTAACTCCCTAAAAAATATGGTACATATCAACACTGGGCCACACACTCACCGAACCCAACCATTTAAAGGCCCAGCGAGGCATTCCGAAAATGATTGATTCCATTGTCTCTTCCTCCACCAATTGGCTCAAAAAACGTTTCAAAAGTTAGGCACTATTCTATATTGCTCACGAGTCATGAGTTGTCACATCCCAGTACACGAAAAAAGGGTAAATATATATTgcagattcaaaaaaaaaaaaaactaatgcgAATAACGTGGCATATTGTGAATGATGAAACGAATGTTAGTGCAATTGCTCCTAAGTCCTTAATTGGCTAACGCGATTATATAAACAGTTTTGACAATTATTGTCTCTAGGatataattaaagaattaaaaaataatttttttacctaacaagaatatttaataatatatattgagaTGGGGATCAACtgaaatcaaatattaaatttatatacttacatcatttaataattttataaaagatatGAATTATTCAATCTTATATATGTTGAAtttgtggaaaaaaaattaaatttgatctgACAAAATACATTCTTAAAAGATGGACGAGAAACTTTAAATATGTGTAACCAAATTTGACAGATAATTAGTCTCATAATCAAttcaaaacttataaaaaatcatttgaaattaGATATCCataatcaatattaaatttcatataaattagACATTTGTCAGCATGTTATATAACAATagatatttacttatattttattgtaaataatattttttattcataaaaattaaaaataaatacataaaacttACAATAACTCATTCTCACACCTTATTGAATCAAATTAACTAAATCCTCGATTTGTAAAtagtatttatcaaaataaaacaatacaaTCAGCAacttattaattagttttgtgtgtacatatataaatacaattttttgaCTGCACcattataaatacaattaagTACTTATTAAGTAGTTGTGTGtaccatatatttatataaaggtTGTGTATGAAGATAAACCTCCAACTAtgcaaattaatttactaactaACGTAACACTTAATTATGGTTTTCATTTAATGATTGGGATATTTCATCTATATTTTTTAGGCAAAAGAACATTATCTTTTGTGAAATAATTCAGAGTGCAAAAAATGAAAGTCAAACAAttcatctatatttttttaggcaaAAGAACATTGTAAGTTGTAACTAGCAACTAGCAACTAGCAAGTGCTCTTCtcaaaaaagcaaaaacataaagaaatgGCTGTCACTTTCTCTCTCCTGCCCGCCCTGCCCGGCTGCCAACTTCCACACTTGCAGCCTGCCCGGCCGGCCCGTTGTTGAAAAACTCTCTCTTTCACATGCAGTCTTCCACTGCCTCTCTCTTCCACCACCTACAGCCCCTTTGGACTGATTTTCATAACtgggtttgtgtttgtgtttgttttttttttaactgaattaTCTATGTACTTGTGTTGATCCTTTTGTTGTGATTCAAAACAGCGATGTTGTTGTTCTTTTAGTTTTGTTGatcatgatcatgatgatggGATTCTAGAGTCTTCAATTATTGGAAGTGAGGTTGcttcaagtgtttttttttattgtattttttttcttctttttttttatcctaaagTCTGAAACTTGTGGGAATTTTGAACATGAAAAGTTCTTTGTAAGAGTTTTGTGGAAGATGGGGTTTAGGAATAATGCAATTCAGGCTGGGAGTTTGGATGTGGGAAAGTCAAAGGGAAGGATGCAAAAGGATGGTGCTGAGAAGGAAATTGGGTGCTGTGTTAAATTCTGTTTCATTGGGGGCTGTATACCTTCAAGATCAAAGGTGGATAACTCCATAAGTGGCACTAGTGCTAACAGTGGTAATTTTCATTCCTTATTGATATGCCTCTCTTCTTTAGTTCGaggaaattatttcaatttgaaattgattttgggtgaaaactgaaaagagaaaattttatctttacccTTTGGTTTAATCCATCCCTTTATCTCTCCAATTTTAAGAAACAGTATAGATTGTGAGTTAATTAAAGTAATATAAAGTTTTATTGTACTTTTACTCCTTGAGTAATTGGAGGACTACCTAGTTTATTTACATACAATTGAGTTTCAAAACTATAATCTGTTGTGCATTACCTTTGGAGAGCTACATAATTTTTCTGTAAACAGTAGCAGTAGTACTATCTTCATTGATCTTGCCCAAAAGGCCGAGGAAGTTATCTATGTAGTTGTTATGACAATTATTTCAACTTGAGGTTCTCAAATTGTAATGGTGGGGTGAGATTTCGGTGAAGGTAATAATTTCATAGGTTCAACCACTAAACCAGAAAGTTAAAGGGAAAATGATTTTAGTTGATTCATCTAACAGAAAAAGATATCATGGTTGAAACTTAGAATTGACATTGAGAGGTCATTATTGAATCTTATATGTAGTAATAatgaaagtttttttatttatttttaatttttgaattgccttgaacaaaatcattaattttttacaccaaaaaatataatgattttgtCCACGGACAAAATCATTATTGTACGACCATTTTAGCACCACTCTGTGTGATAGTATTTAGTTACTATACAATGTTACTGAACCTGTAATAAGTTGCATAAAGTGTCGCACATCAGGATCATACCatgaaataatgttattttaattcttaaatcatGAAGAagtgataatttaatttctgatTTTTTAAACAGTGGAAAAAACATCTGCATCTGAGAAaagcaagaaggaaacaaatgcTCCTCCAGGGTCCTCTACAACAACCAGTAATGCAGAAAGTGTCCCTTCGACTCCAAAATTCAGTGAGGAGTTGAAGGTTTCTTCTCGTTTGAGAAAATTTACATTCAATGAGCTTAAGTTGGCCACTAGGAATTTCAGACCGGAGAGTCTTCTTGGCGAGGGAGGGTTTGGTTGTGTGTTCAAGGGTTGGATTGAGGAAAATGGAACTGCACCTGTGAAACCTGGCACTGGGCTTACTGTTGCAGTCAAGACCCTTAACCATGATGGACTGCAGGGTCACAAAGAGTGGCTTGTATGAAACTTATATATCCTTCATCTCAAGTTTTTTCCTTCtatgaatttttcttttataatttttctttgttaacattttcccttttcttctctCCCATCTCAGGCAGAGTTAGACATTCTCGGTGACCTTGTCCATCCAAATCTGGTCAAATTGGTTGGTTTCTGTATTGAAGATGACCAAAGATTATTGGTTTATGAATGTATGCCCCGTGGAAGTTTGGAGAACCACCTCTTCAGAAGTATGCTTTGAATCTGTCTTATTTCTAATCATGTCTTCGCTTCTGCTTGTTTATATCTGCAGTCCTTGTTTTTGCAGTAAATTTAGTGAATTCATTGGCTTTTATGCTTAAAGAAAACATAAACCATAAGAAATGATTATCTTCCTATAATGCATTGTTCTTTCTGCTTAGCACTattctctttgaattttttatgcataagGAAGTTCATTGTTTTCTGGTAACAACCATGAATTGTGCAGAAGGGTCGTTGCCTCTTCCTTGGTCTATCAGAATGAAAATTGCACTTGGTGCTGCAAAAGGTCTTGCTTTTCTCCATGAAGAAGCTCAAAGACCTGTAATCTATCGTGATTTTAAGACGTCTAATATTCTATTAGATGCGGTATGTGAGTTAACCAGGAAAaaggtttttaattattttctatccATCCTccaacataaaaacataaaaacataattgtttttaGGAATACAATGCCAAGCTCTCTGATTTTGGACTCGCCAAAGATGGTCCTGAAGGGGAAAAGACACACATATCTACCAGAGTCATGGGAACATATGGTTATGCTGCTCCTGAGTATGTCATGACTGGTgagtttcctttttatttttgtgtttcatTAACTTCAGACTTTTACTACATGATTCAGGCTCTAGATTGCTAATGGCGTCTTGGATTTGTGTATATTTGACCTCTAGgtgtttttattttggaatgAAATATTTTACCAGCTGCTTTTGTTgcagtaatattatttttaagctAAATTTCAGTTTGTTATAAGTTCTCCAGTCTGTCATAAATAAGCTTCTTTTTTCACCAGCACAAACTCAAGATTTTGTTTGCTTGTAAAGAGTTGAAATAAGAAAtgttaaatatttgtaaattgCTTGAGGCATGGGCAATGCACTGGGCTTATGTTTGATGCTAAACAGCTTAAGCTTTTGGAACAGTTTTGGTTCATGACATTGACATTGAAAGATTGGTTATATATCAACTACTTTCAATCATCAGGTATCAAAACCAAATGCATGCCTCATCTTTAAAAACAGGGAAAGGTGGCCACAGGACTTCAAAACTTTAAGAGTTGCATAGTTAGATTaagtcttctttttttcttcatcacATATTATAAATATTCCTTTTAACTGCTTGATTTTTATTTCCATAATAACTAGATATCGTTTCTAAATTGATGTCATCTTTGCATAATTTTGCAGTTTGAGTTTTAATTTTGACCTTAACTGTCAATTCTGAATAGGACATTTGACATCAAAAAGTGATGTCTATAGTTTTGGAGTAGTGCTACTTGAAATGCTCACTGGCCGGCGATCTATCGATAAGAATAGACCAAACGGGGAACACAATCTTGTGGAGTGGGCAAGGCCTGTACTTGGGGACCGGAGGATGTTATTACGGATAATTGATCCTCGCCTTGAAGGTCACTTCTCTGTTAAAGGGTCACAGAAGGCTGCGCAGCTTGCTGCTCAATGCCTTAACCGTGATCCAAAATCCAGACCTATGATGAGTGAAGTTGTTCAAGCTCTGAAGCCTTTGCAAAACCTTAAAGATATGGCTATCTCATCTTACCACTTCCAGGTTGCGCGAGTAGATCGTACTATGTCCATGCCTAAAAATGGTATGCAAGCACAGTTAGCATCTTTATCAAGGAAGGGTCAACCAGTGAGGATCTTGTCAAGTCCAAAAGGTCCTCATGGTTCTCCATATCATCACTATATCAAGTCACCGAAACCTAATGGATAAGAAtcatgtttctctctttgatttgCTTCTCTATTCATTCAGTTCCCTCACAACTTAGGCTATCAACAGAACAGAAACTGTTTGTGTTTTGAAAATTGCTCTGAAACATGAGGAATTACTAGAGTTTTCTGACCTTATCTCATCTCAAATAAGGTTGGGGGGACCATGAGACAGTTCACTGGATTTTAAAGTTTAGCGGGGACCAAGTTGACCAAACTTGAATAGAAAACTAGAACACAGTTTTCACATGTGGAATTTGTTACTGTGGAGTTGCTATACTTTTTCTACCATTTCACaagctttcttcttcctttcagaATGTACTTTTGTAAAGAAAATAGTTGGTGGTGTTAACTCATGTTATTCATAGATATTTTTACATACTCATCTGTCAATGTACTTTTCAGTTAATACCTGTCAATGTAATTAAATGTTGTACGAGAAACATGCTAGAGTTTGGAATTTGAGAGACTTCAAAAGTTCTGGATATTTTTACTAACTTGTGGCCGTGTTTGTTCTTTCTTACTTTCTTGTATTATGGAAGATACTAATCTAATTAATGATCGAACATAATTGGTTAATATACTGAAGTTAAAGTTGAATTATTCGAATAATTCTTGAGTTTGATTCTTgacagaaataatttttaattaaattttacttacttTTCGATTTATCTCTAAATTAGTCAAGATCTTTTTTTCTTGATGAattgaaggattaaaaaaaatactaatctaTATTCTTAATatcatatgttaaaaaattggCTATTTTTTTCATAGAGATTTTTTTGTCATATGAATTTTGATTGTATTATTTAGTACAAGTTGATACACTTTTTAATTGTATCATTCAATAcaaatattatcttatttattactttatttctttattttttttcaccacattaccaattatatatatgtaatatatatatatatatatataaccaatgacatattatttagtatttatcagtattattatctttaatCTCATTCTTATAGAAAGCTGATAATATTTTGCATGTCTTTAGTTATTAGAGCTAGTGAATGTGCTAAAATTGGGTTGGAAGCTTCCTTTAAGGCTTGAGCAAGAGAAATGAGATGGCAAATGCTGCAGAAGAGGAGCTTGAAAAGTTGTTATTTAGGCCTATTATCTCTTTTCTTTGTGTTTATCTTTCTTCATGTAAATTTTTGCTCTTCTAAAATGTTTTACAAAAATTTAGAGATTAATAAATTTAGTCAACCTTTATtaccttacaaaaataaatttaatttatcttgTCATGGTCCATGTGCTGAAAATTCATTGTTCAAGCAAACACATACAGACTAATTTCTTGAAGATGTATATCTCCTTTTCAATGTAACACTCAAAGACAACTAATTGACACAAATAAATATtgacttaattaagttttttatacCTAAAATATAgtctcttttcaaaaaactATCTAGCATTCctttttttcacccaaatacttgaaatttttttgcatttcattttattatctgTCGTTAGTATGCATCCGTTAAGTGATGGCGTGACAAACAGAGTGTCACGTCATCTCGCCTAGTCACTAAACACATAAACACATGCATCCACGTCATTCGTTGTCGTTGTCGTTGTCGTCACCCTCTTGTTTCTCAGCCGCACCATGTCATCAAGCTTCACCTCTCCGATGTCGCTCTGTGTCCTGTGTCAATCTAGTTCCCTCCTTCAAATCTGGCCTCCTGCATCAACCTTTTTAATCTCTACATTCATCGCAACTTGctcaacaaccaaatctcaccCTTTTTGTTTGATATGGCAGACTTTGTTCGCTTGAACATGGGCTTCAACAACTTCTTCGGGTCCTGTCCCATCGCCTTCAACAACCTCACCCACTTGAAAACTGTTTCTATAAAACAACCTATTCTCCAGCCCAATCCCCTCCCTAGACAAACTCACCCTTGACCAGTTCAACATCTCCGACAACCTCCTCAACGACTCTGTCCCTCTTCATTTTCCTGTGCAGGAACAAGAGTGCCAAGAATACCAACGCCTTTGACATTACTATTGTCAAACATCATGAGATGGAGTCCAAGGTTCTTGTTGATAAAGGGGTCTCCGATGTCAAGAATGCCACTAGTTATGCCAATGACAACTCTACGATTGTTGTTGTGATGGCGGGAATGACAATAGCAAGACGACAAAGGCAAAGGCTAAGCTCCTCTCTTTGTGTGGCTCCGCCGTCACCTCCCACACCACCACAGAAGGTGTT
Encoded proteins:
- the LOC114397482 gene encoding probable serine/threonine-protein kinase PIX7 isoform X2, which gives rise to MGFRNNAIQAGSLDVGKSKGRMQKDGAEKEIGCCVKFCFIGGCIPSRSKVDNSISGTSANSVEKTSASEKSKKETNAPPGSSTTTSNAESVPSTPKFSEELKVSSRLRKFTFNELKLATRNFRPESLLGEGGFGCVFKGWIEENGTAPVKPGTGLTVAVKTLNHDGLQGHKEWLAELDILGDLVHPNLVKLVGFCIEDDQRLLVYECMPRGSLENHLFRRSLPLPWSIRMKIALGAAKGLAFLHEEAQRPVIYRDFKTSNILLDAEYNAKLSDFGLAKDGPEGEKTHISTRVMGTYGYAAPEYVMTGHLTSKSDVYSFGVVLLEMLTGRRSIDKNRPNGEHNLVEWARPVLGDRRMLLRIIDPRLEGHFSVKGSQKAAQLAAQCLNRDPKSRPMMSEVVQALKPLQNLKDMAISSYHFQVARVDRTMSMPKNGMQAQLASLSRKGQPVRILSSPKGPHGSPYHHYIKSPKPNG
- the LOC114397482 gene encoding probable serine/threonine-protein kinase PIX7 isoform X1; its protein translation is MGFRNNAIQAGSLDVGKSKGRMQKDGAEKEIGCCVKFCFIGGCIPSRSKVDNSISGTSANSVEKTSASEKSKKETNAPPGSSTTTSNAESVPSTPKFSEELKVSSRLRKFTFNELKLATRNFRPESLLGEGGFGCVFKGWIEENGTAPVKPGTGLTVAVKTLNHDGLQGHKEWLAELDILGDLVHPNLVKLVGFCIEDDQRLLVYECMPRGSLENHLFRKGSLPLPWSIRMKIALGAAKGLAFLHEEAQRPVIYRDFKTSNILLDAEYNAKLSDFGLAKDGPEGEKTHISTRVMGTYGYAAPEYVMTGHLTSKSDVYSFGVVLLEMLTGRRSIDKNRPNGEHNLVEWARPVLGDRRMLLRIIDPRLEGHFSVKGSQKAAQLAAQCLNRDPKSRPMMSEVVQALKPLQNLKDMAISSYHFQVARVDRTMSMPKNGMQAQLASLSRKGQPVRILSSPKGPHGSPYHHYIKSPKPNG